In Arcanobacterium wilhelmae, the following are encoded in one genomic region:
- a CDS encoding DsbA family protein, whose protein sequence is MASKRTPGTSTTKLSKEERRTAAREKARALKAAEAKRAKRNKIIGIIVSIVVAIAVIATTIAILTTNSNEAKYGGTARPLEVKNVDKDYGISVNSKGEAGKKEEGKPEVAIYADFRCPFCQQLELANKDAINSHSADGSVNFKFYPVNILRQPFSDTGAAAMFYTATYAPEIARPMFEALMEEGAKTPETSATQATPEDAVKVAKKLGMKEKDLEDMAATITSSEWVNYVSEATQSFGKAGYNATPTVTVDGKKVDVAIAQFPQMLADVAAGKPIPPATQ, encoded by the coding sequence ATGGCATCCAAGCGAACCCCAGGCACCTCAACCACAAAGCTTTCGAAGGAAGAGCGTCGCACAGCAGCGCGCGAGAAAGCTCGCGCGCTCAAGGCGGCAGAGGCAAAGCGCGCCAAGCGCAACAAGATCATCGGCATCATCGTTTCGATCGTCGTCGCGATCGCCGTCATTGCCACCACGATCGCGATTCTCACCACCAACTCGAATGAGGCGAAGTATGGCGGCACTGCCCGTCCGCTCGAAGTGAAGAACGTCGATAAGGATTACGGAATCTCTGTGAACTCCAAGGGTGAGGCTGGCAAGAAAGAAGAAGGCAAGCCGGAAGTGGCAATTTATGCCGATTTCCGCTGCCCGTTCTGCCAGCAGCTCGAACTCGCCAACAAAGACGCGATCAACTCCCATAGCGCAGACGGCTCGGTGAACTTCAAGTTTTACCCCGTGAACATTCTGCGTCAGCCATTCTCGGATACCGGTGCGGCAGCCATGTTCTACACCGCCACCTACGCGCCCGAGATCGCGCGTCCGATGTTCGAGGCCCTCATGGAGGAAGGCGCGAAGACCCCAGAAACCTCCGCCACCCAGGCAACCCCGGAAGATGCGGTGAAGGTTGCCAAGAAGCTCGGAATGAAGGAGAAGGATCTGGAGGATATGGCCGCCACGATCACCTCCTCTGAGTGGGTGAACTACGTTTCTGAGGCCACACAGTCCTTCGGTAAGGCCGGCTATAACGCCACCCCCACGGTCACCGTGGACGGCAAGAAGGTCGACGTCGCGATCGCGCAGTTCCCGCAGATGCTCGCGGACGTCGCGGCTGGCAAGCCGATCCCACCGGCCACTCAGTAA